The Vicia villosa cultivar HV-30 ecotype Madison, WI linkage group LG1, Vvil1.0, whole genome shotgun sequence genome includes a region encoding these proteins:
- the LOC131651587 gene encoding agamous-like MADS-box protein AGL80, with the protein MTRRKVKLAFICDDTARKASYNKRKKGLIKKVRELTTLCGIPACAIISSPFDSQPEVWPNLEGAMNVIDRYKNSSVKDENRNVNQERFLTQRITKARDQVRKLKYDNREQELNLLMFGYLQNNNISDDLTSEELKDFDKLVEKKLKEVDIKIKKLDA; encoded by the coding sequence ATGACGAGAAGGAAGGTGAAACTTGCATTTATCTGTGATGATACAGCAAGAAAGGCAAGCTACAATAAAAGAAAGAAAGGTCTGATCAAGAAGGTAAGAGAACTCACAACTCTTTGTGGTATTCCAGCTTGTGCTATAATTTCGAGTCCCTTTGATTCTCAACCAGAGGTGTGGCCAAATCTAGAAGGAGCCATGAATGTGATTGATAGGTACAAAAATTCATCTGTGAAAGATGAAAACAGGAATGTGAACCAAGAGAGATTCCTCACGCAGAGGATTACCAAAGCTAGAGATCAGGTAAGAAAGTTGAAATATGACAACCGCGAACAAGAGTTGAATCTTCTCATGTTTGGTTACTTGCAAAACAACAATATTTCTGATGATTTAACTTctgaagagttgaaagattttgATAAGCTAGTTGAGAAGAAGCTGAAGGAGGTtgatattaaaattaagaaactTGATGCATGA